A window of Haliscomenobacter hydrossis DSM 1100 contains these coding sequences:
- a CDS encoding flavin reductase family protein, with translation MAIKTIDPNNISIPELQGYLQAAVAPRPIAFASTVDKDGQVNLSPFSFFNMFSTNPPILIFSPSRRVRGNTTKHSLDNVLEIAEVCINVVNYPMVEQMSLASTEYEKGVNEFVKAGFTQVPSTLIQAPRVGEAPVAFECKVLQVLPLGTEGGAGNLVICQVILIHVQEQYLDEAGRLDTTKIDLVARMGGNWYARAFGDALFEIPKPLFTRGIGIDALPEAIRNSTVLTGNNLGRLGNIEVLPGSPEIELMKNDAEVAEALTKGTDALHRLAQLRLEAGNTEEALKILLLK, from the coding sequence ATGGCCATTAAAACCATCGACCCAAACAACATCAGCATTCCAGAACTACAAGGCTACTTGCAAGCCGCCGTAGCGCCACGTCCCATTGCCTTTGCCAGCACGGTAGATAAAGACGGGCAGGTGAACCTCAGCCCTTTCAGTTTTTTCAACATGTTCAGCACCAATCCGCCGATTTTGATTTTTTCCCCTTCGCGGCGGGTCAGGGGAAATACGACCAAACACTCACTGGACAATGTGTTGGAAATAGCCGAAGTATGCATCAACGTAGTCAATTACCCGATGGTGGAACAGATGTCACTGGCCAGTACCGAATACGAAAAGGGGGTAAATGAGTTTGTCAAGGCGGGTTTTACGCAAGTCCCTTCAACCCTCATCCAAGCGCCTCGGGTGGGTGAAGCCCCGGTTGCCTTTGAGTGCAAGGTGTTGCAAGTACTGCCCCTCGGCACCGAAGGAGGCGCAGGGAATTTAGTGATCTGCCAGGTCATCCTCATCCACGTTCAGGAGCAATACCTGGATGAAGCCGGAAGGTTGGATACTACCAAAATCGATTTGGTGGCGCGGATGGGTGGCAATTGGTATGCTCGGGCTTTTGGTGATGCCCTGTTTGAAATCCCGAAACCACTCTTCACCAGAGGAATTGGCATCGATGCACTTCCTGAAGCCATCCGCAACAGCACGGTGTTGACCGGAAACAACCTGGGCCGTTTGGGGAATATCGAAGTATTGCCAGGGTCCCCAGAAATTGAATTGATGAAAAACGATGCGGAAGTGGCCGAGGCTTTGACAAAAGGCACCGACGCTTTACACCGACTCGCCCAACTGCGCTTGGAAGCAGGAAATACGGAAGAAGCATTAAAAATACTCCTGCTTAAGTAA
- a CDS encoding SDR family oxidoreductase, which produces MNNKICVVTGANSGLGFETAKALAAQGARVVLLSRSADKGQEALDKIFTATQNDQLELMTVDLSSQASIRETGQKILTKYPVIDTLVNNAGTWISKHSLTEDGVETMFAVNHLAYVLMTHVLYPALRQAPDGRIVCVASDSHFQFKINYEDLNLTDKYHGLRAYAQSKGANVMFVSELHKRKLEENVSAYAIQPGLVKTDIGVKRTNWLHALAWKIRRSGGVSPAEGAQCQIFCASAAEAQGQSGLYWDKCKPKPSAKYTYVEEERARLWEMCMEMCGIEKFFG; this is translated from the coding sequence ATGAACAACAAGATATGTGTGGTGACCGGAGCAAATTCCGGTTTGGGTTTTGAAACCGCCAAAGCCCTGGCTGCCCAGGGTGCGCGAGTGGTTTTGCTCAGCCGCAGCGCCGATAAGGGTCAGGAAGCACTCGACAAGATATTTACCGCTACGCAAAACGATCAACTCGAATTGATGACGGTGGACCTGAGCTCGCAGGCTTCAATTCGGGAAACCGGGCAAAAAATTCTGACCAAATACCCCGTCATCGATACCCTGGTGAACAATGCCGGAACCTGGATTTCGAAACATTCACTGACTGAAGATGGCGTCGAAACCATGTTTGCGGTCAATCACCTGGCCTACGTGCTGATGACGCACGTGCTGTATCCCGCCCTGCGCCAGGCGCCCGATGGCCGGATTGTATGTGTGGCCTCGGATTCACATTTCCAGTTCAAGATCAACTACGAGGACCTCAATCTGACGGATAAATACCACGGATTGCGGGCTTATGCTCAATCCAAGGGGGCCAATGTAATGTTCGTTTCAGAGTTGCACAAGCGCAAACTGGAAGAGAACGTCTCCGCTTACGCCATCCAGCCCGGTTTGGTCAAAACCGATATTGGCGTAAAACGCACCAACTGGCTGCATGCCCTGGCCTGGAAAATCCGCCGCAGTGGTGGGGTAAGTCCGGCAGAAGGGGCACAATGCCAGATCTTTTGCGCCAGCGCAGCTGAGGCTCAGGGGCAAAGTGGATTGTATTGGGACAAATGTAAGCCCAAACCTTCGGCGAAATACACGTATGTTGAAGAGGAGCGGGCCAGACTGTGGGAGATGTGTATGGAGATGTGTGGGATTGAGAAATTTTTTGGTTGA
- a CDS encoding PfkB family carbohydrate kinase has translation MSLLAVGTVAFDDIETPWGRAEMAIGGAATYITLAASHFLNDLRLVSVIGDDFPQDMLSFMRQRGINLEGLQVKENEKSFFWAGRYHNNMNSRDTLDTQLNVLATFDPVLPESYKDTEYLMLGNLTPAVQLRVIEQMNKRPKLIALDTMNFWMDIAWDSLMEVLGKIDMLIINDEEARQLSGEHSLVKAAHKIHALGPRFLVIKKGEHGALLFEGDKLFFAPALPLQEVIDPTGAGDTFAGGFMGYIAKTEDISFENMKRAIIYGSAMASFCVEQFSVEALKSLNAAQINERVQRFVELVNFDLVMEI, from the coding sequence ATGAGTTTACTCGCGGTAGGTACCGTCGCATTTGACGATATCGAAACGCCTTGGGGCCGGGCAGAAATGGCCATTGGAGGCGCAGCTACATACATCACTTTGGCAGCGTCTCACTTTTTGAATGACCTGCGCCTAGTGTCGGTTATCGGTGACGATTTCCCTCAAGACATGTTGAGTTTTATGCGTCAGCGGGGCATCAACCTCGAAGGCTTACAAGTGAAGGAGAATGAAAAATCCTTCTTTTGGGCCGGTCGTTACCATAATAATATGAACTCCCGGGATACCCTGGATACGCAGTTGAACGTACTGGCTACCTTTGATCCGGTATTGCCAGAATCCTACAAGGACACGGAGTACCTCATGTTGGGCAACCTCACTCCGGCAGTACAACTGCGGGTCATTGAGCAAATGAACAAACGCCCCAAACTGATCGCCCTGGATACGATGAACTTCTGGATGGACATTGCCTGGGACAGCTTGATGGAAGTTTTGGGCAAAATCGACATGCTCATCATCAACGATGAAGAAGCCCGCCAACTTTCGGGTGAACATTCTCTGGTGAAAGCCGCGCACAAAATCCATGCCCTGGGTCCACGTTTTTTGGTGATCAAAAAAGGCGAACATGGTGCCCTGTTGTTTGAAGGAGATAAATTGTTCTTTGCTCCGGCTTTGCCACTGCAAGAAGTAATTGATCCAACGGGCGCTGGAGATACCTTTGCGGGTGGTTTCATGGGTTACATCGCCAAAACCGAGGACATCTCTTTTGAAAACATGAAGCGGGCCATTATTTATGGCTCGGCGATGGCGTCTTTCTGTGTGGAGCAATTCAGTGTAGAAGCCCTCAAATCGCTGAACGCTGCTCAAATCAATGAGCGGGTGCAGCGTTTTGTGGAATTGGTGAATTTTGATTTGGTAATGGAAATCTAA
- a CDS encoding ATP-binding protein, translated as MDILRPHAENVFAAELVALAASDQHVRPRNWKLSPWAVVTYLMGGKLDTGEEISPKYFGQRRLIEVAVATLATDRALLLMGVPGTAKTWVSEHLAAAISGNSTLLVQGTAGMSEDALRYGWNYARLLAEGPSERALVASPVMHGMQHGQLVRIEELTRIPSDVQDALITILSEKTLPIPELNTEVQATRGFNIIATANDRDRGVNELSSALQRRFNTVVLPLPSSLEEEVEIVQTRVNQLGKALELAEAKVPSEEIRRLVTIFRELRSGRTEDGKLKLKSPTATLSTAEVISVINSGQSLCLHFGDGQLRARDLASSLTGAIIKDTSLDAEVWQEYLETVIKGREGWGDLYRACKEGV; from the coding sequence ATGGACATCCTCCGCCCACATGCCGAAAACGTCTTTGCCGCTGAACTGGTGGCACTGGCGGCCAGTGACCAACATGTACGGCCACGCAACTGGAAGCTGTCGCCCTGGGCGGTGGTGACCTACCTGATGGGCGGAAAGTTGGATACGGGTGAAGAAATCAGCCCCAAATATTTCGGTCAGCGCCGTTTGATTGAAGTGGCGGTGGCTACACTGGCTACCGATCGTGCTTTGTTGCTGATGGGGGTTCCGGGAACAGCCAAAACCTGGGTCTCGGAGCATTTGGCAGCAGCCATTAGTGGAAATTCAACTTTATTGGTGCAAGGTACGGCGGGCATGAGCGAAGACGCTTTGCGTTACGGCTGGAATTACGCCCGCCTTTTGGCCGAAGGACCTTCCGAGAGAGCCTTGGTGGCCAGTCCGGTGATGCACGGCATGCAACACGGGCAGTTGGTGCGCATTGAAGAACTGACCCGCATCCCCTCGGATGTGCAGGATGCCCTGATTACGATTCTTTCCGAAAAAACCTTACCCATTCCCGAACTCAATACCGAGGTGCAAGCTACCCGGGGTTTCAACATCATTGCCACAGCCAACGACCGCGATCGCGGGGTAAATGAACTCTCCAGCGCTTTGCAGCGCCGCTTCAACACCGTGGTTTTGCCCCTGCCCAGCAGCCTGGAGGAGGAAGTAGAAATTGTACAAACTCGGGTAAACCAATTGGGCAAAGCCCTTGAATTGGCCGAGGCCAAAGTACCCAGTGAAGAAATTCGCCGATTGGTGACCATCTTCCGTGAGCTGCGCTCGGGACGCACCGAAGACGGTAAACTCAAACTCAAATCCCCTACGGCTACCCTCAGCACTGCCGAAGTCATCTCCGTCATCAACAGTGGGCAGTCGCTTTGTCTGCATTTTGGCGATGGCCAACTGCGGGCCCGCGATTTGGCGTCCAGCTTAACCGGTGCCATCATCAAAGATACTTCGCTGGATGCCGAAGTTTGGCAGGAATACCTGGAAACGGTAATCAAGGGCCGGGAAGGCTGGGGGGATTTGTATCGGGCGTGTAAGGAAGGAGTTTAG